Genomic segment of Bifidobacterium lemurum:
CGTAGGAGAACGCCTCGCCCACTTGGCAGGAGCCGACCGCGCCGGTGATGTACATACGGTGGCCGACGATGTTGTTCCACAGGCGTTCGGCGGTTTGCCGCATTCCGTCATCCGCGAGCAGATGGCCGACCTTGGCGATGGCCGTCGCCATATAGATCAGGCGTACGGCATGCCCATCGGCCTTCTCGAGATCAAGGACGGGCCCGTCCGCGACGAAGTATCGGCGAGGCATGTCCAGTCCGGGATAGAACCGCGGACCACCCGCCTTGTCCTGTTCGTCGAAAAATTCAGGATCGACGCCACGGATGCGGATGAACCACGCGGCGAGTTCCAGCCAACGCCGCTCGCCCGTCGCCTCATACAGGCGCGCCAACGCCAACTCGACTTCGGGATGCCCGTCAGGTCCGTGCACTTTGCCGGGTTCGTCGCCGAAATGCCTGTCGATGCAGTCGGCCGCACGTTCGGCCACATCAAGCGCCTTACGCGAACCTGTGACCTCATAATGCGCCACCGCAGCTTCGATGAAATGACCCATGGTATACAGCTCGTGGCTAAACCGCAGGCCTTGGAAACGTTGTTCGACCGGCATGTCAAGCTCGAATTTGGTGTCGAGATACCCGTCTTCGTCTTGGGCCTCCTCGAACAGTGAGACCACGTAGTCGACCTGCGTCGCCAACTCATCGACGTCCATGCCTTCGTCTTCGCATCGCAACGCGTAACTGGCGGCCTCGAGCCATTTCGACACGTCGGTGTCTTGAAACGGCTGTCCGCTGAACTTGCCCTCCTCACGGCCAGCTGCGATGCGCAGGTTACGTAGAGAATGGCTGAACATGCTGCCGTTCTCCCCCCAGGCGGCCCCTTCTGGAACGTCCACCGGCACTTCGTCGTTCAACGCACGCCACTGATAAGGAAGCGCGTTGTCGACGGCCATCGCGCGGTAACGGTTCCAGAACTTCGAGGTGATCCGCACGCGAGGGTACGGGATGCTCTGGTTGGTCATGATAGAGACTCCTTTTTGGATACGCTCAGTCCTTCATACCGCTGGTTTTGATACCGTCCGTGATGTATTTGGAACAGCAGATGTACAGGATGGCGGGCGGAAGAATCATCAGCATGGAGAACGCCATCTGCAACGGCCAATTGGTCTGGTTGCCGCCGCCGGCAAGCTGGAACGACGTCAGCGCGCCCACGGTCAGGGGCTTCAGTTCATCGGAGTTGATGAACACCAGCGGAGAGAACAGCTCGTTCCACCAAAAGCTGGCGGACATGATGCCCACTGTGATGAAAATCGGCTTGCCCAACGGCACTATGACCCGCCAAAACGCCTGCCAGCGGTTGCATCCGTCAAGCATCGCCGCCTCATCGATTGATTCCGGAATCGACACGAAGAACTGCCGGAACAGAAACACGTTATACGGTTGGGCGAAGAAGCTTGGCAGAATCAGCGGCCAGAACGAATCAAGCATGCCGAAAGCGCGGAACAGCAGGTACTGCGGGATGATCAACGTGGCCGTCGGCACCATCATCGTGGCGATGATGATGGCGAACACCACGCCGCGCCCGCGGAAACGCATGCGCGACAACGGATACGCCACCAGCGAGCTGGAGAGCAGCGTACCTGCGGTGTTGGCCACGCACAGAATCAACGTGTTGCGTAGATACAGCAGCGTGGAGGGATCGGAAAGCACCGTTTTGTAGTTCTCCCACTGCGGGTCGCTCGGAAAGAACGAGGGCGCGGACGAGATGCCGGTCAGCGTCTTCAGGGAGTTCACGAAAATCCAATAGATCGGGAAGAACATGAACAGGGCGACGATGATCATCACCGTATACTGCAGGACCGTATACCATTTCGGAGCTTTGAACATGATATTTCCTTTCGACCCTTATTTGCGATCCATGAGCTTGAACTGCACGGCGCCGATGACGGCGACGATAAGGAACAGCACCACGGCCAACGCGCACGCCTGGCCCATATTGAAGCTTTTGAAGGCCTTGTCGTAGATCAGCAGACCAAGCACCTTGGTGGCGTCGCCGGGGCCTCCTCCAGTCAACGGATAGAGCAGCGTGAACGCGCCGTTAAAGGAATTGACGGTGCAGGAGACGACGTTGAACAGCATCATCGGGGCGATTCCCGGAATGGTCACATGAATGAATTTCTTCCAGGCGCCGGCACCGTCAAGCGACGCGGCCTCGTACAGTTCAGTGGGAACGTCTTTGAGGGCCGCGGAGAACACCAGCATCTGCTGGCCTGTGGCGAAGGTGAAAACCGACGCATAGGCCACGACGACCCACACCAAAGTGGTGCTGCCCGTCCAATTCGGAGGATTGTCCACGCCTATGGCCCGCAGCACATAATTGACCACGCCCAGCTGTGAGTTGAACATCAGGGTCATGCAGCCCGCCATGACGACGGAGGGCATGATGGTGGGAACATAGTAGAAGAACTGGAAAAGCCCTTTGAACCGGACGTTCTGATTCAGCAGCAGCGCCAGAATCAACGATGAGAGAATGGAGACGCCCACATTGATGACGGTGAATATCAGTGTGACGACCAGGGTTCTGCCGAGTTCCGAATCCCCCGACAGCAGATCCCGATAGTTTTTGAGGCCGACGAACTGCGGCTCTCCGAGAAGATTCCATTTGGTCAGACTCAGATAGAAGCTGAACAGAATGGGGAAACCGCTGAACACCAGAAAACCGATGATCCAAGGACTGAGAAAACCCCAAGCCGCAGCGGCATCCGAATGCCGTTTCGGGTTCCCCGCGCGCCGCGGCTTGGAAACAGCGACAGAAGCCATGATAACGATACCTTTCCAGAGAGGGTCATAAAACATGGGATGCCGTCCGTCGGCCGAATCGGCGAACGGCATCCTCATCAGAAGAGGGAATGAGAGGAGTCAGGAAGAAGCGTCTGACGACTACTCGGCTTCGGCGATGTCCTTGTTGGCCTTATCCACGGAATTCGTGAGCACATCCTCCATGGACTTCTGTCCGAGCACATACGCGTTCAGATCGTTGTAGATATCGAAGGTCGGAGTGGAGGCGACGGTGGTGTAGCCGAACTTGCCTTCCTCGGCCGCCTTCTCAAAGGCCTCCCAGTTGGTCGGGCCATTGGTTCCCTGCACCTGCCAATCGCCCTTCTCTCCGATGGTCTTGAGCGCGGATATGTTGGCGTTGGCCTTTTCGAGGGCGATCTGGCCTTCTTCGCTCATCATCCACTTGATGAACTTCTGGGCGGCGGTCTTATGCTCGGAAGTGGACGAGATAGCGAAGAAGGACGTGTGCAGGGAGTTGTAGTCCTGTCCGCCAGGCGCGGCGGGCATGGTGGCGATGTCCCAGTTGAATTCTACGTCCTTGTACGTGGTGGAGATCAGCCAGCTGCCACCCAACGTCATGGCGGCCTGTCCGGCGGCGAACAGATCGGTGATCTTGGAACCGGAGGACGGCTCCGGTTGCGCCTTGAGCTCGTTGGTCATCTTGTCCTGATATTCCATGGCGGCTTTCAGACCATCGCCAAGCGACAGCTTGCCGTCATCGACGACCTTGTCGCCTCCCTGTCCCGCCAAGGAATACCAGATGCCGTTGAAGCTCGGGGCGTCGGATCCCCACTGGACGGTCTGTCCGTTCTCGGTTTTGGTGAGCTTCTGCGCGGCCTCCGCGTAGTCGTCCCACGTCCAGTCATCGGTCGGGTAGTCAAGCCCGGCCGCATCGAACATATCCTTGTTGTAATACATGATCTCGGTGGCCATGCCCTGAGGGAAACCATAGGTTCCGCCGGTCTGCTCGGCGATGTCGGCCACCGCCGGCTGGAAGTCGGATTCGTCGACGCCGTACTCGGACGCATCCAGCTCGTCGATGACGCCATTCTTGGCGTAACGCACATAATCGGCTTCCTGCAGCAGCATGACATCAGGCGCCTGGTCGCCGAGAATCATCTGATTGATTTTGGTGTTGTAGTCGTCGCCGGGAACGTTGACTTCCTTGAGTTCGATTTCGGGGTTGGCCTTCTTGAACTCCTCAAGAACCGGGAAGGTATCCCAATAGGAGAAGGTCAACGTGTTGTCATCATCACTGCTGGCGGTGCTCGAGCCGCAGGCGGCCATCGAAGCGAGGGTCGCGACGGCGACTGCGGCGGCGGTGACGCGCTTGAAATTAACGTTCATCGTGGTTCCTTTCTGATCCAGTCCCGTCACTTGCTTACGGATGGTCTCTACTTTGAGGTGACGGCGAACTGTTACCTCCAGAGTATGAATCGCGGGATTCGTCCATCCGGGATTTGCATGGTGCGGAAAATTTTCCTAGAATTCTTCCGTGCCCAATCGCATCACCCTGCACACCATCGCCGAAGCGGCCAACGTTTCCGTAGCCACCGTGTCGAAAGCGCTTAACGACACCGGACAGCTTTCCGCGCATACACGTCGCGTGGTGCTGAACACCGCCAAAGAACTCGGCTACGAGAAATCCAAAGGAGCCATCGCCCTACGCCACCAGTCGGGACTGATCGGTCTGGTGTCCGCGGATCTTGAAGGCCGATTCTCCATGCCTGCGCTCATCGGCGCGGAGAACACCCTGGGAGCCTCCAATCACGCCGTGCTGCTCACCAACTCACGCGGCGATCCCAAACTGGAACGCGCCCATATCGATCAGCTCGCCGCGCGCGGCGTGGATGGGCTGCTGATTCTTGGAGGCGAAACCGACTCACGCCCACCCGTAAAACCCAATACGGCGCTCGGCATTCCCATCGTCTACGCTTACGCTCCATCCAATGATCCCGACGACTGCTCCGTGACATGCGACAATACGGCGGCGGGAGCCGCGGCGATCAACCATCTCATCGACCGAGGCTGTTCCCGCATCGCGATCATATCCGGCCCTGAACACTATCTGGCCACCAAAGAGCGCATCGATGGCGCCATGGCAGCGCTGCGCAAATCCGGCATGCGGCCCGCGGCTCCCACCCGCTACGGCAACTGGCATGAGTCATGGGGAAGAACGGCGGCTCGTCTTCTTTTGGATTCCGGCGCACGCTTCGATGGCATCTATTGTCTGAACGACATGTTGGCCAGAGGCGCCATCGAAACCTTGCTGGCACGAGGACTGAAGGTTCCGCAGGATGTCGCGGT
This window contains:
- a CDS encoding LacI family DNA-binding transcriptional regulator yields the protein MPNRITLHTIAEAANVSVATVSKALNDTGQLSAHTRRVVLNTAKELGYEKSKGAIALRHQSGLIGLVSADLEGRFSMPALIGAENTLGASNHAVLLTNSRGDPKLERAHIDQLAARGVDGLLILGGETDSRPPVKPNTALGIPIVYAYAPSNDPDDCSVTCDNTAAGAAAINHLIDRGCSRIAIISGPEHYLATKERIDGAMAALRKSGMRPAAPTRYGNWHESWGRTAARLLLDSGARFDGIYCLNDMLARGAIETLLARGLKVPQDVAVVGHDNWAVTATECQVPITSFDNNLQEIGRRAARLLLDSIRGNRHRGVMKIGCSLIVRESTLTKPR
- a CDS encoding ABC transporter substrate-binding protein — protein: MNVNFKRVTAAAVAVATLASMAACGSSTASSDDDNTLTFSYWDTFPVLEEFKKANPEIELKEVNVPGDDYNTKINQMILGDQAPDVMLLQEADYVRYAKNGVIDELDASEYGVDESDFQPAVADIAEQTGGTYGFPQGMATEIMYYNKDMFDAAGLDYPTDDWTWDDYAEAAQKLTKTENGQTVQWGSDAPSFNGIWYSLAGQGGDKVVDDGKLSLGDGLKAAMEYQDKMTNELKAQPEPSSGSKITDLFAAGQAAMTLGGSWLISTTYKDVEFNWDIATMPAAPGGQDYNSLHTSFFAISSTSEHKTAAQKFIKWMMSEEGQIALEKANANISALKTIGEKGDWQVQGTNGPTNWEAFEKAAEEGKFGYTTVASTPTFDIYNDLNAYVLGQKSMEDVLTNSVDKANKDIAEAE
- a CDS encoding glycoside hydrolase family 127 protein produces the protein MTNQSIPYPRVRITSKFWNRYRAMAVDNALPYQWRALNDEVPVDVPEGAAWGENGSMFSHSLRNLRIAAGREEGKFSGQPFQDTDVSKWLEAASYALRCEDEGMDVDELATQVDYVVSLFEEAQDEDGYLDTKFELDMPVEQRFQGLRFSHELYTMGHFIEAAVAHYEVTGSRKALDVAERAADCIDRHFGDEPGKVHGPDGHPEVELALARLYEATGERRWLELAAWFIRIRGVDPEFFDEQDKAGGPRFYPGLDMPRRYFVADGPVLDLEKADGHAVRLIYMATAIAKVGHLLADDGMRQTAERLWNNIVGHRMYITGAVGSCQVGEAFSYDDDLPNDLVYGETCASVGMLFYGRALMQAHPRGAVADVMELQLFNGMLAGVQLDGTRYFYVNPLDADPVGSAGNPVRRHVLTRRAGWFDCACCPANLIRLITSLDQYLYTVDGDTVYAHQFIANRAEFDDGVVIEQTQGGEEYPWCGDIRFVVDNPNRVPKRLAVRIPAWSERWSLEVNGSAVHLDSVDGFICVDVSGKATEIRLKLDMSVRRMRASLDVKADVGKLAVARGPIVFCMEEVDNEGPLWLDGMRVDSPIDERYDADLLEGVEVLTVEGLRLECERAGQYVVADRALAERPHRLTMIPYYSWCNRAEGQMQVWMRESH
- a CDS encoding carbohydrate ABC transporter permease, which translates into the protein MASVAVSKPRRAGNPKRHSDAAAAWGFLSPWIIGFLVFSGFPILFSFYLSLTKWNLLGEPQFVGLKNYRDLLSGDSELGRTLVVTLIFTVINVGVSILSSLILALLLNQNVRFKGLFQFFYYVPTIMPSVVMAGCMTLMFNSQLGVVNYVLRAIGVDNPPNWTGSTTLVWVVVAYASVFTFATGQQMLVFSAALKDVPTELYEAASLDGAGAWKKFIHVTIPGIAPMMLFNVVSCTVNSFNGAFTLLYPLTGGGPGDATKVLGLLIYDKAFKSFNMGQACALAVVLFLIVAVIGAVQFKLMDRK
- a CDS encoding carbohydrate ABC transporter permease, with protein sequence MFKAPKWYTVLQYTVMIIVALFMFFPIYWIFVNSLKTLTGISSAPSFFPSDPQWENYKTVLSDPSTLLYLRNTLILCVANTAGTLLSSSLVAYPLSRMRFRGRGVVFAIIIATMMVPTATLIIPQYLLFRAFGMLDSFWPLILPSFFAQPYNVFLFRQFFVSIPESIDEAAMLDGCNRWQAFWRVIVPLGKPIFITVGIMSASFWWNELFSPLVFINSDELKPLTVGALTSFQLAGGGNQTNWPLQMAFSMLMILPPAILYICCSKYITDGIKTSGMKD